TGGCAAAGAATATAACCATTTCATTATGTCGCTGGGAGGATAAGATGTTTGGTGGAAAATCTAATCAAATCCAACATGCGATTGCTGAATTAAAGCAGGTTCTTGCTGGTGATTTTGAAGTCCGCATTACGGATATTCGGGGTAATTCAGAATTGGATGAATTGCTTTATCTCATTAATGATGTGATTGACCGTTCTGATGCGTACATGCGTGAGTCAGCAGCTTGTACTGAACATGTGGCCCATAATAAATATTGGCGTAAGATTGAAATGGATGGCATGTTAGGCGATTATAAAATCGCCAGCGAGAAAGTGAATGCTGCTGTAGATGCCATGAACCATAAGGTTGATTCTTTCTCTCAAACCTTGCTGGAATTTGAAGGCGAAGTTTTGATGGTTGCTGATACGGTTTCTGATACCTCTGAGCAAGTGGAAGATGCCGCACGCGGTATGGAACGTATCGCTGAATGTACAGCAAAAGATTCCATGTCCGTGTCAGAAGCTGCCCAGCAAGCCTCTCTCAACGTACAGACGGTTTCTGCTGCGTCTGAGGAACTAACCGCGTCGATTTCAGAAATCAGTTCACAAGTAGGCCATGTGTCGCAAATGACATTGGAAGCCCAGACGGATAGCCAGGCTATTTCAGGGCAGGTGCAAACCTTGTCTGAAACATCCAGTGCTTACCTCAGTTGTAAATTTGATCCGTGATATTTCTGAACAAACCAATATGCTGGCCTTGAATGCCACGATTGAGGCTGCACGTGCCGGGGAGGCTGGGAAAGGTTTTGCGGTTGTCGCAACAGAAGTCAAAAATCTTGCCAAACAAACTTCTGAGGCAACAGACAGTATTGAAGAGCAGATTAAAGCCATCCAGCTGGCGACCAATGTCGCTGTAGAGGGAATTGAAAAAATTGTCTCTAAGATTGATTATGTTGCACAGGCAAACTCTTCGGTTTCTGCCGCTGTGGAAGAACAATCTGCAGCAACCGCTGAAATTGCCCGTAATATTGAGCAGGCGGCAAATGGTAATGTCGAAGTGAATGATAAAATTGCTGATGTCGCCGAAGGTGCAGATGAAACCCGTGATGCAGCACATCTTGTTCAGCAACAAACCGAAGTGCTCCTCACTGAATCCAGAAAACTATCTGATGGTATTGATGTCTTCATGGATAAAGCGCGTGCTGTTATTTAATTTTTAAAGAATTTTATCGAATGAGGAAACCCACTGTTTCAGGCAGTGGGTTTTTTTATTAGAGTGTTCTCACGCGCACCATGCTACAAATAATATTCGTGATATTCTGGGGGGAATGCATCTCGTTATTCTGGCTGATAACAAGATAGCTTTCTTTGATAATGAGCGCTTTTATTTCTGGTGTGATGGTTTTCTTTTCGTGTAGTAGACAGTTCTCAAGCTCGCTGATGATCTTTTGCAACAAGGGGCTATCAAGGGCGTCTTGACTTTTATTGGCATTGGTTGTTGGAACTGGATTCCCTCTTCCAGATAATAACCAAACCGGGTTAATACCGACACTAGAAAGGTGGATCAAAACTGATGCTTTTGGTTCATTTTCTCCTCTCTCGTAACGTTCCCAAGATGAACGCCCTCCTAATCCAACCTGCTCGGCCATTTCTCGTGCGCTTAAGCCTAGGATATGACGGGCTTTTCTTAGTCTTTCATTCAGGGTGTTTGTCATGGTTCTCCTCTCGAAATATAGGAGAAAGAGGAAGAAAGGCGATTTTTTAGATCTTTTCTTATATGAAAAGCCCTTGATAAACAGCAACTTATAACTTTAGTACCGTTTTTGGAGAATAAGAGTATTAATTGGTGCATTTTGCACTTGCTAACGAAGCAATTTTGAGTCACTATGCAGTCATAGATATTACGGGGTATGGTTTTTCGGGAGTACGATAAGCTGTTGTTGTGAAATTGCAAATTAGGCACTCTCTATAGTTTCAAACAAGCATAAGTATATGTCACGCTAAGTATTTGATTTTACTGGCGTGTTTTGTTTGTCGTGGGAATGGTTGAATCGCAGTTTGATCCAGTTCGAGAGCCGTCCGGGGTGACGGTTCGAAGTTGGATTTGTGATGTTTGCCCTTCCTCGGGATGATTATATACATCCCGCAAGCTTGGGGAGAAGACAAAAATGCTGCATTTGTGTTGTTTCTCTATTGGATTAAGTAGAAATACGTATCTGAATATTTATTATCGCAACGTAGCGGTAATAATTTCAGGATTTTATCTACTCTAGGCAATCGCTTCCGGGCCACCTTTCCTTACTTTCTGTGAAAAAATATTAAAGATCGCAGCTAATGCGATGATGATGTATGCGTACATTGGTTGAGAACGACGGTAGATACTCGCGTAGATGTTTTTTGAAACATGTATATCTAAAGTATTAGGATAGGCTGTATAAGCTATGCAAGTAAATCCGGTTTTAACAGGTTGTGAACGCGTTTTTGATGTTGATGAAGTGATCGTGTCAAAAACAGACCTGAAGGGTAAAATCACATATGCGAACCGAACGTTCGCTAAATTGGCTGGTGTTTCACCAAAAGATGCTGTTGGGAAACCGCATAATTTCATCCGGCATCCCGACATGCCGCGTAGTGTGTTTAAGTTGTTATGGGAAACCGTAAGTGGCGGGGATGAGATTTTTGCTTATGTCATCAACCGTTCTCTTAATGGGGATCATTATTGGGTCTTGGCCCATGTGACACCCAGTTATGGAAAAAATGGTCAAATTGTTGGCTATCATAGTAACCGGCGGGCAACGGATCGCCCGGTTATTGATGAACATATTATCCCGCTTTATGCCGAATTGACGGCAATTGAAAGTACGGCCATATCACCAAAGGAAGGGCTCAAGGCAGGTTATGAGAAGCTTATGTCGGTTTTTTCTGGAAGCTTGAGCGAATATAACAAATACATTCTTTCCTTGGGAGGGGCCTGATGATTATCAATTCCCGGCAGCTCGATCACGCGATTGAGGCATTGACCGAAATTTATAATGGTAACTATGAAGCCCGTGTAACCGATATTCGCGATAAGAATAAATTTGACGAGCTTCTATATCTTATTAACGATATTATTGATCGCAATGACTCTTATTTGCGTGAAGCGGCTGCCTGTACGGAACATGTCTCCAACAACCAGTATTGGCGCAAAATTGTGCAACGCGGTATGGTTGGTGTGTACCGTGAAGCTGCGCAAAAAGTAAATGGTGCTGTTGATAATATGGCAGCAAAGACTGCGCAGTTTAATTCGGTGCTGGATAATTTTGAAAGTAACGTTCAAACCGTTGCTAATGGTGTATCGCAGGCTGCAGGCCATATGTCTGAGTCCATGCATGATATGGAAAAAATTGCGGTACAGACATCTGCTGATTCAAAGTCAGTGGCACTGGCCGCAGGGCAGGCCAGCTCCAATGTAGAAACCATTGCCGCAGCCTCAGATCAATTGAGTGCGTCCATTTGCGAGATTGCATCTCAGGTGACGCAAGTCAGTGAGATGGTCATGAATGCACAAAATGTCAGCCGGGATGTGAATGACAATGTGTCTCAGCTTTCTGTGACTTCAAGCTCCATTAACGAGATGATCAATTTAATCCGGGATATTTCAGACCAGACCAACATGTTGGCGCTCAATGCCACGATTGAGGCTGCGCGAGCTGGTGAGGCTGGTAAGGGCTTTGCTGTGGTGGCAACTGAAGTGAAAAACCTGGCTAATCAGACAGCGCAGGCAACGGATAGTATTGAAAGTCATATTTCAGCAATCCGTCAGGCAACCGATGTTGCAGTCGATGGGATTGGCAATATCGTGAAGCGGATTGAAGATATTTCCGGGGTTAATACGATTGTTTCTGCGGCTGTGGAAGAGCAATCCGCTGCGACCAATGAAATTGCTAAAAATATTGAACAGGCTGCTGGTGCGGCCTCTCAGGTCAATACGTTGATTACCCATGTCTCTCAGGATGCGGATAAAACGGAAACGGCTGCTCAAACGGTGCAGGAAAAGTCCACTTATCTGACGGAACAATCTGCCAAGTTACAGGAAAATGTGACGGAATTTATGGGGGCAGCTCGGGCTGTTTTATAAATTGAACAGTTATGAGGGCGCAGCTTTTCTTAGGAAGTCTGTGCCCTTTTTCTGTGCGAATATGGGTTTTTCTTGACAAATTGGGAAAAAACCATAGTATCGCGCGCCTATTGAGTGGTGGAGTCTGTCTTTTTTTTGTCAGGTTTCACATTGTTGTAACAGGAACGTTATAGCATCCGCGGGATTTTTTAATT
This sequence is a window from Terasakiella sp. SH-1. Protein-coding genes within it:
- a CDS encoding helix-turn-helix transcriptional regulator, whose amino-acid sequence is MTNTLNERLRKARHILGLSAREMAEQVGLGGRSSWERYERGENEPKASVLIHLSSVGINPVWLLSGRGNPVPTTNANKSQDALDSPLLQKIISELENCLLHEKKTITPEIKALIIKESYLVISQNNEMHSPQNITNIICSMVRVRTL
- a CDS encoding methyl-accepting chemotaxis protein; this encodes MIINSRQLDHAIEALTEIYNGNYEARVTDIRDKNKFDELLYLINDIIDRNDSYLREAAACTEHVSNNQYWRKIVQRGMVGVYREAAQKVNGAVDNMAAKTAQFNSVLDNFESNVQTVANGVSQAAGHMSESMHDMEKIAVQTSADSKSVALAAGQASSNVETIAAASDQLSASICEIASQVTQVSEMVMNAQNVSRDVNDNVSQLSVTSSSINEMINLIRDISDQTNMLALNATIEAARAGEAGKGFAVVATEVKNLANQTAQATDSIESHISAIRQATDVAVDGIGNIVKRIEDISGVNTIVSAAVEEQSAATNEIAKNIEQAAGAASQVNTLITHVSQDADKTETAAQTVQEKSTYLTEQSAKLQENVTEFMGAARAVL
- a CDS encoding PAS domain-containing protein yields the protein MQVNPVLTGCERVFDVDEVIVSKTDLKGKITYANRTFAKLAGVSPKDAVGKPHNFIRHPDMPRSVFKLLWETVSGGDEIFAYVINRSLNGDHYWVLAHVTPSYGKNGQIVGYHSNRRATDRPVIDEHIIPLYAELTAIESTAISPKEGLKAGYEKLMSVFSGSLSEYNKYILSLGGA
- a CDS encoding methyl-accepting chemotaxis protein, whose translation is MLTSVVNLIRDISEQTNMLALNATIEAARAGEAGKGFAVVATEVKNLAKQTSEATDSIEEQIKAIQLATNVAVEGIEKIVSKIDYVAQANSSVSAAVEEQSAATAEIARNIEQAANGNVEVNDKIADVAEGADETRDAAHLVQQQTEVLLTESRKLSDGIDVFMDKARAVI